A single region of the Pseudalkalibacillus berkeleyi genome encodes:
- the fliW gene encoding flagellar assembly protein FliW, which yields MKIDTRYFGEMEIEEKEIIKFEQGLPGFIEEKKFVVIPFGDEETPLNILQSVSTPSLAFVIANPFLFFRNYEFDIPEAVTSQLQIKGEQEVAVFVILTVQDPFEKTTANLKAPIVINIEKGYGKQIVLNDEQYITKHTLLQESLNAVKGDR from the coding sequence ATGAAAATTGATACAAGGTACTTTGGTGAGATGGAAATAGAGGAAAAAGAAATCATTAAGTTCGAACAAGGGCTACCAGGCTTTATTGAAGAGAAGAAGTTTGTTGTAATACCATTTGGTGACGAAGAGACACCACTGAATATTTTACAATCCGTCAGTACACCTTCATTGGCTTTTGTAATTGCTAATCCATTTTTGTTTTTCCGAAATTATGAGTTTGATATTCCAGAAGCGGTCACGAGTCAATTGCAAATTAAGGGCGAACAAGAGGTTGCAGTCTTTGTCATCTTAACGGTTCAAGATCCATTTGAAAAAACAACTGCAAATTTGAAAGCGCCGATTGTAATTAATATTGAAAAAGGTTACGGAAAGCAAATTGTACTGAATGATGAGCAATACATCACGAAGCACACGTTATTACAAGAATCCCTGAACGCTGTTAAGGGGGACAGATAA
- the csrA gene encoding carbon storage regulator CsrA, translated as MLVLTRKPNESIQIGEEIEIKVLGIDGDQIKIGIDAPKNIDIHRKEIYLSIQDENNQASQTPSNLMETLKSVKKSK; from the coding sequence ATGCTTGTGTTAACCAGGAAACCAAACGAGTCCATTCAAATTGGTGAGGAAATTGAGATCAAGGTCCTTGGTATTGATGGGGATCAAATAAAGATTGGAATCGATGCGCCTAAAAACATTGATATACATAGAAAAGAAATCTATTTATCTATCCAAGATGAGAACAACCAAGCAAGCCAAACACCGAGCAATCTAATGGAAACATTAAAATCTGTAAAAAAATCTAAATAA
- the pcp gene encoding pyroglutamyl-peptidase I: MKKLLLTGFEPFLDHAMNPTESIVRNLDGKRVGEFEVVGRVLPVVFDEAAPQLLTHLKEIEPDAVIALGLAAGRNKITPERVAINVNDGVKDNAGQTPVDEVIVEGGPAAYFSTLPIRQIVDHLHEERIPTAISNSAGTYLCNNVMYLLLHELDKRDLKMPAGFIHVPASFELSIGEESLPAWPLPTIQKAVEAAIKTLAV; encoded by the coding sequence ATGAAAAAGTTATTATTAACTGGTTTTGAACCGTTTCTTGATCACGCAATGAATCCAACTGAATCGATCGTTCGAAATTTAGATGGGAAGCGAGTGGGAGAGTTTGAGGTTGTCGGCCGAGTTTTACCTGTTGTTTTTGATGAGGCAGCTCCACAACTATTAACTCACTTAAAAGAAATTGAGCCAGATGCTGTCATTGCGTTAGGGCTTGCAGCGGGTCGGAACAAAATTACTCCTGAACGGGTCGCGATTAATGTGAACGATGGTGTTAAGGACAATGCAGGACAAACGCCAGTAGATGAAGTCATAGTTGAAGGTGGTCCTGCTGCTTATTTTTCCACTTTACCGATACGGCAGATCGTAGATCATCTTCATGAAGAAAGGATCCCGACTGCAATTTCAAACAGTGCGGGTACATATTTATGCAATAATGTCATGTATTTATTGCTCCATGAACTGGACAAAAGGGACCTAAAAATGCCTGCTGGGTTCATCCATGTACCAGCTTCATTTGAACTTTCTATTGGTGAGGAAAGTCTCCCGGCATGGCCATTGCCGACCATCCAAAAAGCAGTAGAAGCGGCCATCAAAACCCTTGCTGTGTAA
- the prfB gene encoding peptide chain release factor 2 (programmed frameshift), translating into MELVEIKHELSAMEKRIQDFRGSLDLDNKEARIAVLEEQMTSPDFWDDQNNAQTVINEANGLKDVVNEFHELNETYENLEVSYELVKEEEDADLQSELENELKELSKQLSDFELTLLLSEPHDKNNAILELHPGAGGTESQDWASMLLRMYTRWAENKGYKVETLDYLPGDEAGVKSVTLAIKGHNAYGYLKAEKGVHRLVRISPFDSSGRRHTSFVSCEIMPELSDDIEIELKPDEIKVDTYRASGAGGQHVNTTDSAVRMTHIPTNTVVSCQTERSQIKNRDRAMKMLKAKLYQRRIEEQQAELNEIRGEQKEIGWGSQIRSYVFHPYSMAKDHRTNVEVGNINGVMDGDIDPFIDAYLRSKIK; encoded by the exons ATGGAATTAGTGGAGATTAAGCACGAGTTATCGGCTATGGAGAAACGAATACAAGACTTTAGGGGGTCTCTT GACTTAGACAATAAAGAGGCACGCATTGCTGTTTTGGAAGAGCAAATGACATCTCCTGATTTTTGGGACGATCAAAACAATGCGCAGACAGTTATTAATGAAGCAAATGGATTGAAAGATGTCGTTAATGAATTCCATGAGCTGAACGAAACCTATGAAAACTTAGAAGTTTCTTATGAACTTGTGAAAGAGGAAGAGGATGCTGATCTACAAAGCGAGCTTGAAAACGAATTGAAAGAGCTCTCTAAACAGCTTTCAGACTTTGAACTAACCCTTCTTCTTAGTGAGCCGCATGATAAAAACAATGCCATCTTGGAACTTCACCCAGGTGCAGGTGGTACAGAGTCTCAAGACTGGGCATCTATGTTATTGCGTATGTACACACGTTGGGCTGAGAATAAAGGCTATAAGGTTGAGACGTTAGACTATCTACCTGGTGATGAAGCAGGAGTCAAAAGTGTTACGTTGGCGATTAAAGGTCATAATGCGTACGGTTACCTAAAAGCTGAAAAAGGTGTACACCGACTTGTGCGAATTTCACCGTTTGATTCTTCAGGTCGAAGGCATACTTCATTTGTATCATGTGAGATTATGCCAGAGCTGAGTGACGATATCGAAATTGAATTAAAGCCAGATGAAATTAAGGTTGATACGTATCGTGCAAGTGGAGCTGGTGGTCAGCATGTCAACACGACGGATTCAGCCGTTCGAATGACACATATCCCAACGAATACAGTTGTTTCTTGCCAAACGGAACGTTCACAGATAAAAAACCGTGATCGTGCTATGAAAATGTTGAAAGCGAAGCTATACCAACGAAGAATTGAAGAGCAACAAGCTGAGCTCAATGAAATTCGCGGGGAACAGAAAGAAATCGGATGGGGCAGTCAAATCCGTTCATATGTCTTCCATCCTTATAGCATGGCTAAAGATCACCGGACAAATGTAGAGGTTGGAAATATCAATGGTGTCATGGATGGGGACATTGATCCGTTCATTGATGCTTATCTTCGTTCAAAAATAAAATAA
- a CDS encoding flagellin: MRINHNIAALNTYRQLNSASTAQGKSMEKLSSGLRINRAGDDAAGLAISEKMRGQVRGLEQASRNAQDGISMIQTAEGALNETHSMLQRMRELAVQSNNGTNTSDDLAEIQKEINQLNTEVDRVANKTEFNTKTLLDGSLGVQAADGTMAISDLTASGITASVSGVAAGETLTFTTTGTSITVAGTNSGVSQTLTVADTTAISAGTTLNFDSIGLELSFGSDANLSTANAGGSVSGGTIATSGTSLSFQIGANGGTTLDISIDDMRSSALGSTASNANVANLAAVNVTTQSFDDNIQVIDEAIKKVSAQRSSLGAWQNRLDHTINNLGTSSENLTAAESRIRDVDMAKEMMNQTKNSILSQAAQAMLAQSMQSPNGVLQLLR; the protein is encoded by the coding sequence ATGAGAATTAATCACAACATCGCAGCTCTTAACACATATCGTCAGTTGAACAGTGCTTCTACTGCACAAGGTAAGTCAATGGAGAAGCTATCTTCAGGACTTCGTATTAACCGTGCTGGAGATGACGCTGCAGGACTAGCAATCTCAGAAAAAATGCGTGGCCAGGTTCGTGGATTGGAGCAAGCATCTCGGAATGCTCAAGACGGTATCTCAATGATCCAAACTGCTGAAGGTGCTCTAAATGAAACTCATAGTATGTTACAACGTATGCGTGAATTAGCAGTTCAATCCAATAATGGCACAAATACTTCAGATGATCTAGCTGAAATCCAAAAAGAAATTAATCAACTGAACACTGAAGTTGATCGTGTTGCGAATAAAACTGAATTCAACACGAAGACACTATTAGATGGATCTTTAGGTGTACAAGCAGCAGATGGAACAATGGCAATTTCTGATTTAACTGCTTCTGGAATTACTGCATCTGTTTCAGGTGTTGCTGCAGGAGAGACTCTTACATTTACAACAACAGGTACTTCTATAACTGTTGCTGGTACAAATAGTGGGGTTTCACAAACATTAACAGTAGCTGATACTACTGCAATATCTGCAGGTACAACTTTAAACTTTGACTCTATTGGACTAGAATTATCATTTGGATCTGATGCTAACTTAAGTACAGCTAATGCTGGAGGTTCAGTTAGTGGAGGAACAATAGCTACTAGTGGTACTTCATTAAGCTTCCAAATTGGTGCAAATGGTGGGACTACATTGGATATTTCAATAGATGATATGAGATCATCGGCTCTTGGGTCTACTGCAAGTAATGCAAATGTAGCTAATCTTGCAGCTGTAAATGTAACTACACAGAGCTTTGACGACAATATTCAAGTTATTGATGAAGCGATCAAAAAGGTTTCTGCACAACGCTCTTCTTTGGGAGCATGGCAAAATCGTTTAGACCACACAATTAATAACTTAGGTACATCTTCTGAAAACCTAACTGCTGCAGAATCTCGTATCCGTGACGTGGATATGGCGAAAGAAATGATGAACCAAACTAAGAATTCTATTCTTTCACAAGCAGCACAAGCAATGTTGGCTCAATCAATGCAGTCTCCGAATGGAGTTTTACAACTTCTAAGGTAA
- the secA gene encoding preprotein translocase subunit SecA, giving the protein MIGMLKKIFPSGNERQISRLQKYADEVETFAPEMEKLSDEQLKAKTEEFKSRLDNGEKLDDILIEAFAVVREAATRVLGMRPYPVQIMGAVSLHEGNISEMKTGEGKTLVATMPVYLNALTGKGVHVVTVNEYLAARDAEEMGQLYNFLGLSVGLNVTGLSKEEKKEAYAADITYATNNELGFDYLRDNMVLYKEEMVQRPLNFAIVDEVDSILIDEARTPLIISGNAAKSTELYRIANQFIHQLKIDVDYTFDIKTKNVQLTEEGMSKAESFFSVENLFDVSNVSINHHINQALRAHVVMHRDTDYVVQDGDVVIVDPFTGRLMAGRRYSDGLHQAIEAKEGLQIQRESMTLATITFQNFFRMYNKLSGMTGTAKTEEEEFRNIYNMNVVVIPTNRPIARLDNADHIYKTQEGKYRAVVNEIAERHKKGQPVLVGTVAVETSELIATLLKKKGVPHNVLNAKNHGREAQIIEDAGQKGAVTIATNMAGRGTDIKLGEGVLELGGLHIVGTERHESRRIDNQLRGRAGRQGDPGSSQFYISMEDELMRRFASDNMIAMMDRLGMEEDQPLESKMVTKAVETAQKRVEGHNYDARKQLLQYDDVMRQQREIIYAQRAEVLESENLREIVERMIHSTVERIVAAHTPEEEVQEDWDLQAIIDYAKGTFLNDGVVTVNDIKGKEREEIVEVFLAKVKEEYDRKESELEPEQMREFEKVIVLRSVDRKWMDHIDAMDQLRQGIHLRAYGQNDPLREYQFEGFQMFEAMVEAIEEEVSTYVMKAQVEQNLQREKVAEGKAVDPKAQEQQKKKPMRRSSEVGRNEPCPCGSGKKYKHCHGA; this is encoded by the coding sequence ATGATCGGTATGTTAAAAAAGATTTTTCCAAGTGGTAATGAGCGTCAAATTTCTCGTCTACAAAAGTATGCGGATGAGGTTGAAACGTTCGCACCAGAGATGGAAAAGCTGTCAGATGAACAGTTAAAAGCAAAAACAGAGGAATTCAAATCTCGTTTAGATAACGGGGAGAAGCTAGATGACATTTTAATTGAGGCATTTGCAGTCGTTCGAGAAGCAGCGACTCGCGTGCTTGGGATGAGACCGTACCCTGTACAGATTATGGGTGCTGTTTCACTACACGAAGGTAATATTTCAGAAATGAAAACCGGTGAAGGTAAGACGTTGGTCGCGACTATGCCGGTCTATTTGAATGCGCTGACTGGTAAAGGTGTTCATGTTGTTACAGTCAACGAATACTTAGCAGCACGTGACGCCGAGGAGATGGGTCAGCTATATAACTTCCTTGGCTTGAGTGTCGGCTTGAATGTAACTGGACTTTCGAAAGAAGAAAAGAAAGAAGCCTATGCAGCTGACATTACGTATGCGACGAACAATGAGCTAGGGTTCGATTATCTCCGTGACAACATGGTGCTTTATAAGGAAGAAATGGTACAGCGCCCGTTGAACTTTGCAATTGTCGATGAGGTTGACTCGATTTTAATTGATGAAGCGCGAACGCCTTTAATTATTTCAGGGAATGCTGCGAAATCGACTGAGCTATATCGGATTGCGAATCAATTCATTCACCAATTGAAAATTGATGTGGATTATACGTTTGATATTAAAACGAAAAATGTTCAGCTTACAGAAGAAGGTATGTCTAAGGCTGAAAGCTTTTTCAGTGTTGAGAACTTGTTCGACGTTTCGAACGTTTCCATCAACCATCACATCAACCAAGCGTTACGAGCGCATGTCGTCATGCATCGCGATACAGATTACGTTGTACAAGATGGCGATGTAGTCATTGTCGATCCATTTACAGGTCGCTTAATGGCAGGCCGTCGCTATAGTGATGGATTGCACCAGGCGATTGAAGCGAAGGAAGGCTTGCAAATCCAACGTGAATCGATGACACTTGCGACGATTACGTTCCAGAACTTCTTCCGTATGTACAATAAGCTTTCAGGGATGACAGGTACAGCGAAAACGGAAGAAGAGGAATTCCGTAACATTTATAATATGAATGTTGTTGTGATTCCAACGAACAGACCGATTGCGCGTTTAGATAATGCGGATCATATTTATAAAACACAAGAAGGTAAGTATAGAGCAGTTGTAAATGAAATTGCTGAACGCCATAAAAAGGGACAGCCTGTTCTTGTCGGTACGGTTGCGGTTGAGACGTCTGAATTAATTGCAACATTACTTAAGAAAAAAGGCGTACCTCATAACGTCTTGAATGCGAAGAACCATGGTCGAGAAGCGCAGATCATTGAAGACGCTGGGCAAAAAGGTGCCGTTACAATCGCTACGAACATGGCGGGTCGTGGTACGGACATCAAGCTTGGCGAAGGTGTATTAGAACTGGGTGGACTTCACATTGTAGGTACCGAGCGTCATGAATCCCGACGTATTGATAATCAGTTACGTGGACGTGCTGGTCGTCAAGGGGATCCAGGTTCTTCCCAATTTTATATTTCAATGGAAGATGAATTGATGCGTCGATTCGCTTCAGATAATATGATTGCGATGATGGATCGCCTCGGAATGGAGGAAGATCAACCACTTGAAAGTAAAATGGTGACGAAAGCCGTTGAAACTGCCCAAAAACGAGTGGAAGGTCATAACTATGATGCACGTAAGCAGTTGCTCCAATATGATGACGTCATGCGTCAACAACGTGAGATTATATATGCACAGCGTGCTGAAGTGTTGGAATCTGAAAACTTACGTGAAATTGTGGAGCGTATGATTCATTCTACTGTAGAGCGAATTGTAGCTGCACATACACCGGAAGAAGAGGTTCAAGAGGATTGGGACCTACAAGCGATTATCGATTATGCAAAGGGTACGTTCTTGAACGATGGGGTCGTAACTGTTAACGACATAAAAGGTAAAGAACGTGAAGAAATTGTTGAAGTGTTCTTAGCAAAAGTGAAGGAAGAGTATGATCGTAAAGAATCTGAGCTTGAGCCAGAACAAATGCGTGAGTTTGAAAAAGTAATCGTTCTTCGCTCAGTTGACCGAAAGTGGATGGATCACATTGATGCGATGGATCAACTCCGACAAGGAATCCATTTACGTGCTTATGGTCAAAATGATCCATTACGTGAATACCAATTCGAAGGTTTCCAAATGTTCGAAGCAATGGTTGAAGCGATTGAAGAAGAGGTTTCTACTTATGTCATGAAGGCTCAAGTAGAGCAAAATCTACAACGTGAAAAAGTAGCTGAAGGAAAAGCGGTCGATCCGAAAGCACAAGAACAACAAAAGAAAAAACCTATGCGTAGAAGCAGCGAGGTAGGACGCAACGAACCTTGCCCTTGCGGAAGCGGAAAGAAATATAAGCACTGTCACGGTGCTTAA
- a CDS encoding YitT family protein, producing the protein MAVRRNKVNPKLLILLDYIFVLIGSAFVALAFNLFLAPNNIASGGVVGISLILKNLFGWMPSIVQWSLNIPLFIAGVVILGKNFGVKTLVGTLFLPFVVFLSEGAEPITNDPLLGALFGGLGVGLGLGIVFRGKASTGGIDLAAQIVHKYTGMSLGLCILSIDGAIVTTSAFVFSIEQALYAMIGMFLTAKTIDVVQMGLGYSKMAYIITEHEDDVRDEIFREIDRGVTRISATGGFTDNKRPMLMCVVEQFEVTRLKQQVKKVDPAAFIIIVNAHEVLGEGFSQS; encoded by the coding sequence ATGGCTGTTCGACGTAATAAAGTAAATCCTAAGTTATTAATTCTATTAGATTATATATTTGTGTTGATAGGCTCGGCATTCGTTGCCTTAGCATTCAATTTGTTTTTAGCCCCAAATAACATCGCTTCTGGTGGTGTAGTCGGGATCAGTTTAATCTTAAAAAATCTGTTTGGCTGGATGCCTTCGATTGTACAGTGGTCACTTAACATTCCACTATTCATAGCTGGTGTAGTCATTCTCGGGAAAAATTTCGGCGTTAAAACACTAGTTGGTACATTGTTTTTACCTTTTGTCGTCTTTCTTTCAGAAGGAGCGGAGCCAATTACGAATGACCCTCTTCTCGGTGCATTGTTTGGAGGACTTGGTGTAGGTTTAGGTCTAGGAATCGTGTTTCGAGGAAAAGCGTCTACAGGCGGAATTGATTTGGCAGCACAAATCGTCCATAAGTATACGGGCATGTCACTTGGCCTTTGTATCTTAAGCATTGACGGTGCAATTGTGACAACCTCGGCATTCGTTTTCTCAATTGAACAAGCGCTTTATGCAATGATCGGTATGTTTTTGACCGCAAAAACGATTGATGTCGTTCAAATGGGGCTCGGCTACTCAAAAATGGCGTATATCATTACAGAACATGAAGATGATGTACGTGATGAAATCTTTAGAGAAATCGATCGTGGTGTAACACGAATTTCTGCCACGGGAGGTTTTACAGACAATAAGAGGCCGATGCTCATGTGCGTTGTTGAGCAGTTTGAAGTGACACGTCTAAAACAACAAGTGAAAAAAGTGGATCCAGCTGCCTTCATTATTATCGTGAATGCACATGAGGTACTTGGCGAAGGATTCAGTCAATCGTAA
- the cspD gene encoding cold-shock protein CspD, translating into MQGKVKWFNAEKGFGFIEVEGQDDVFVHYSAIESEGFKTLEEGQDVEFEVVEGNRGPQASNVTKL; encoded by the coding sequence ATGCAAGGAAAAGTAAAATGGTTTAATGCAGAAAAGGGCTTCGGATTTATCGAGGTAGAAGGACAAGACGACGTTTTTGTACACTATTCTGCTATCGAGTCTGAAGGCTTCAAAACTCTTGAAGAAGGCCAAGACGTTGAGTTTGAAGTTGTAGAAGGCAACCGTGGACCTCAAGCATCAAACGTAACAAAGCTTTAA
- a CDS encoding flagellar hook-associated protein 2 produces the protein MRIGGLASGMDIDQLVSDLMKSERIPLDKMNQDKQLLEWKRDDYREMNKLLKDFDKHIFDGVFRQSTYLSKSVTSSDQASVSAKAGNSAVATNTSIKVNQLAKAAMYSSEATVTDKNGAVVGGDTNLQDVTFTVGGADKTFASPFTLSLSVMKPGESAASDITLDIDPSTDSINDVMSKINSHTSLGVSAFYDEATNKVVLTMKNTGNGAQLNMKDDTTRDFFQALGFSNATTGSDLTGKTVGKDASFEYNGFATTRKTNDFTINDVTYSLKQVTTSDVNISVSQNTDSILDKIVKFVDKYNETIEKINGEVKEDRYRDFPPLTAKQKEDLSEREVELWEEKARSGMLRNDSILNSGLNNMRSNLYSQVTGANVSTKYDQLSEIGIKTSSNYLDRGKLIITEDKLRAAIQDDPDAIYQMFMSNGATTSEKGIARRLRDSIDETIDKIESKAGNSLKTNAQFTMGRDLTDLDSRITDFERRLTGIEDRYWSQFTAMEKAISRMNQQSMFLMNQFGGGQ, from the coding sequence ATGCGAATAGGCGGACTAGCAAGTGGGATGGATATTGATCAGCTTGTAAGTGACTTAATGAAATCGGAACGAATTCCATTAGATAAAATGAATCAAGATAAGCAATTACTGGAATGGAAACGCGATGACTATCGTGAAATGAATAAGCTCTTGAAAGACTTTGACAAACATATTTTTGACGGTGTATTCCGACAAAGTACTTATTTATCAAAGTCTGTAACAAGCTCTGATCAAGCCTCAGTTTCTGCTAAAGCAGGCAACAGTGCTGTTGCGACAAATACATCTATAAAGGTAAATCAATTAGCAAAAGCTGCAATGTATAGTTCTGAAGCAACAGTTACAGATAAGAATGGTGCAGTTGTTGGTGGAGATACGAACCTTCAAGACGTTACTTTCACTGTTGGTGGGGCCGATAAAACTTTTGCGAGTCCGTTCACGTTATCTTTAAGTGTCATGAAACCTGGTGAATCAGCTGCAAGTGATATTACCTTAGATATTGATCCTTCTACTGATTCAATTAATGATGTCATGTCAAAAATCAATTCACATACATCATTAGGCGTTTCAGCATTTTACGATGAAGCAACGAACAAAGTTGTACTTACGATGAAAAACACTGGGAATGGCGCACAACTGAATATGAAGGATGATACCACGAGAGATTTCTTCCAAGCACTTGGATTTAGTAATGCTACCACTGGTTCTGACCTTACTGGAAAAACCGTAGGTAAAGATGCGTCATTTGAATATAACGGTTTTGCCACTACTCGGAAAACGAACGATTTTACGATCAATGATGTGACGTATTCTTTGAAACAAGTGACCACTTCCGATGTGAACATTTCTGTTTCTCAAAATACCGATTCAATTCTTGATAAAATCGTTAAGTTCGTCGATAAATATAATGAAACCATTGAAAAGATTAATGGTGAAGTGAAAGAAGATCGTTATCGAGATTTCCCTCCTTTAACGGCTAAACAAAAGGAAGACTTGTCTGAAAGGGAAGTCGAGCTTTGGGAAGAGAAGGCAAGAAGCGGAATGCTTCGAAACGACTCAATTCTCAACAGTGGTTTGAACAATATGCGATCTAATCTTTACTCTCAAGTAACAGGTGCAAATGTATCTACAAAGTACGACCAGCTCTCTGAAATTGGTATAAAAACCTCCTCCAATTATTTAGACCGTGGTAAGCTCATCATTACTGAGGATAAACTTCGGGCAGCGATTCAAGACGATCCGGATGCCATTTACCAAATGTTCATGAGTAATGGTGCGACTACGAGTGAAAAAGGGATTGCGAGAAGACTACGTGACTCGATTGATGAAACAATTGATAAAATCGAATCAAAAGCGGGAAACTCACTAAAAACAAACGCGCAGTTCACTATGGGAAGAGATCTTACCGACTTGGATTCAAGAATTACTGACTTTGAACGTCGATTGACAGGTATTGAAGATCGTTATTGGAGTCAGTTTACCGCAATGGAAAAGGCAATTAGTCGTATGAACCAACAGTCAATGTTCTTGATGAATCAATTTGGCGGCGGACAGTAA
- the fliS gene encoding flagellar export chaperone FliS: MSLNAYQTYQQNSVGTASPGELTLMLYNGCLKFLKQAKAGIEAGKVEEKNINLQKAQKIIQELMVTLNTDVAVGKQMMQMYDYMNRRLIDANVKNDVTIIEEVEGITTEFRDTWKEVIQQNRKANYGMGGQA; encoded by the coding sequence ATGTCTCTTAATGCATATCAAACTTACCAACAAAATTCTGTGGGGACAGCATCACCAGGTGAACTTACTCTCATGCTTTATAATGGATGCTTAAAGTTCTTAAAACAAGCAAAAGCAGGAATTGAAGCTGGAAAAGTTGAAGAAAAGAATATCAACTTGCAAAAGGCTCAAAAGATCATTCAAGAGCTGATGGTGACATTGAATACAGATGTAGCTGTTGGAAAACAGATGATGCAGATGTACGATTACATGAATCGTCGTTTGATTGATGCGAACGTGAAAAATGATGTGACCATTATTGAAGAAGTTGAGGGCATCACAACGGAATTCCGTGACACATGGAAGGAAGTTATTCAACAAAATCGAAAAGCAAATTATGGGATGGGTGGACAAGCTTAA
- the flaG gene encoding flagellar protein FlaG: protein METGNVSSSTSGVQHLERIIGLKFKGDEQESKKKKEDNSEEQSIPKAVLDEKIASMNEFLMPTHTSLKFQLHEQSDEYYVQVVDDQTNEVVREIPDRKFLDMYAAMAELVGIVVDEKI, encoded by the coding sequence ATGGAAACAGGGAATGTGAGTTCAAGTACATCTGGTGTTCAACATCTTGAGAGGATTATTGGCCTTAAGTTTAAAGGAGACGAACAGGAATCAAAGAAAAAGAAAGAGGACAATTCAGAAGAGCAGAGTATTCCTAAGGCTGTACTTGATGAGAAAATCGCAAGTATGAATGAATTTCTGATGCCGACTCACACATCTTTAAAATTCCAGCTCCATGAACAGTCAGATGAATATTATGTGCAAGTAGTGGATGATCAAACGAATGAAGTGGTCCGTGAGATACCAGATCGAAAATTTTTAGATATGTACGCGGCTATGGCGGAGCTTGTCGGGATTGTTGTAGACGAAAAGATATAG
- the hpf gene encoding ribosome hibernation-promoting factor, HPF/YfiA family translates to MNFNIRGENIEVTPALRSYSEKKVRKLERYFDGTPNSDVYINLKVFNNEQLVEVTIPMPGLLLRAEESHDDMYAAIDLVVEKLERQIRKHKTKVNRKFRQGGAIKFAFANGNGAPSAAPATTTTLLEEEEEEDDFQVVRNKRFDLKPMDTQEAILQMDMLGHNFFVFSHAESGETNVVYKRKDGRYGLIAPDIE, encoded by the coding sequence ATGAACTTTAACATTCGTGGAGAAAATATTGAGGTAACACCAGCACTAAGGAGTTACTCCGAAAAGAAGGTAAGAAAGCTAGAACGTTATTTTGATGGTACTCCAAACTCAGATGTTTACATCAACCTAAAGGTGTTCAATAATGAGCAGCTTGTCGAGGTAACGATTCCTATGCCAGGGTTGTTATTACGTGCAGAGGAGTCTCATGACGACATGTATGCTGCAATAGATTTAGTGGTTGAAAAACTGGAAAGACAAATCCGCAAACACAAAACAAAAGTAAATCGTAAATTTAGACAGGGTGGCGCGATCAAATTCGCGTTTGCAAATGGCAATGGTGCACCTAGTGCAGCACCTGCTACTACAACCACTCTTCTTGAGGAAGAAGAGGAAGAGGATGACTTCCAAGTTGTTCGTAATAAGCGTTTTGACTTAAAGCCGATGGATACACAGGAAGCGATCCTTCAAATGGATATGCTAGGACACAACTTCTTCGTATTCTCTCATGCTGAATCTGGAGAAACGAACGTCGTGTACAAACGTAAAGACGGTAGGTACGGGCTAATTGCTCCGGATATCGAATAA